One window of the Gemmatimonadota bacterium genome contains the following:
- a CDS encoding MBL fold metallo-hydrolase — protein MEIEFAGAAREVTGSCHLVRANGKTIALDFGLFQGRRAESEAKNRRLPVNVAELDAVVLSHAHIDHSGRLPLLLHEGYTNTIWCTPATRDLCAIMLADSAHIQEKDAEYLSRRNKAHADPLYTMRDAAQTVENMISVPFHKRVEILPGIHLTFVEAGHILGSASVILECAEGGTVQRLVFSGDIGRSGLPIIRDPEPPAGADVVIMESTYGNRDHPALEDAQARLAEIVTEVAKRGGKLLIPAFAVGRTQELVYDLHALARAKRIPEIPIVIDSPLAIDATSVFEMHPDIFDRSEHLVQEAAELFRFEMVRYTRDTEESKALNAMRGPMVIIAASGMAESGRILHHLANGADDPRNTILIVGFMAEHTLGRRILERAPVIKVFGEEVPLRARVEVLNGYSAHGDRGDLRRWVHRVRGSGPGPRAVYLVHGEAEAQDAFAEVLREDGFHVVVPSLGDRVTA, from the coding sequence GTGGAGATCGAGTTTGCAGGCGCCGCACGTGAAGTGACGGGGTCGTGCCACCTGGTGCGCGCGAACGGGAAGACGATTGCGCTCGACTTCGGCCTCTTCCAGGGGCGACGCGCCGAGTCCGAGGCCAAGAATCGCCGCCTGCCGGTGAATGTCGCGGAGCTGGATGCCGTGGTGCTCTCCCACGCGCACATCGACCACTCCGGGCGCCTCCCGCTCCTCTTGCACGAGGGGTACACCAACACGATCTGGTGCACGCCGGCGACGCGCGACCTGTGCGCGATCATGCTCGCCGACTCGGCCCACATCCAGGAGAAGGACGCCGAGTACCTAAGCCGACGAAACAAGGCGCACGCCGACCCTCTCTACACGATGCGCGATGCCGCGCAAACGGTGGAGAACATGATCTCCGTCCCGTTCCACAAGCGCGTCGAGATTCTTCCGGGAATCCACCTCACCTTCGTCGAAGCGGGACATATCCTGGGCTCCGCGTCGGTGATCCTCGAGTGCGCGGAGGGTGGCACGGTGCAGCGGCTCGTCTTTTCCGGCGACATCGGACGTTCCGGGCTCCCGATCATTCGGGACCCGGAGCCGCCGGCAGGGGCGGACGTGGTCATCATGGAGTCGACCTACGGCAACCGCGACCATCCGGCACTCGAGGATGCGCAGGCGCGGCTCGCGGAGATCGTGACAGAGGTCGCGAAGCGCGGAGGCAAGCTGCTGATCCCGGCCTTTGCGGTCGGACGGACCCAGGAGTTGGTGTACGACCTGCACGCGTTGGCGCGTGCCAAGCGCATTCCCGAGATCCCGATCGTCATCGACTCACCGCTGGCGATCGACGCCACGTCGGTCTTCGAGATGCACCCGGACATCTTTGACCGCTCCGAGCACCTGGTGCAGGAGGCGGCGGAGCTGTTCCGGTTCGAGATGGTGCGGTACACACGCGACACCGAGGAATCGAAGGCGCTCAACGCGATGCGCGGGCCGATGGTGATCATCGCGGCGTCAGGGATGGCGGAGTCCGGGCGCATTCTGCATCACCTGGCCAATGGAGCGGACGATCCACGGAACACGATCCTCATCGTCGGCTTCATGGCCGAGCACACGCTCGGGCGACGCATTCTCGAACGGGCGCCGGTGATCAAGGTGTTTGGCGAGGAGGTGCCGCTGCGAGCGCGGGTGGAGGTGCTCAACGGGTACAGCGCCCACGGCGACCGGGGCGACCTGCGGCGTTGGGTGCATCGGGTGCGCGGGAGCGGCCCGGGGCCACGAGCGGTCTATCTCGTGCACGGCGAAGCGGAGGCGCAGGACGCGTTTGCGGAGGTGCTGCGTGAGGACGGATTCCACGTCGTGGTGCCGTCGTTGGGCGACCGCGTGACTGCCTGA
- the mnmE gene encoding tRNA uridine-5-carboxymethylaminomethyl(34) synthesis GTPase MnmE, with product MLVRNDTIAALSTPAGRGAIAIVRLSGGDAHQVAAKLISPWPARAREVSRCVVRDERDDAIIDRALVTRFDAPRSYTGEPMVEVACHGGVAVSSAILEALSRLGIRSAEPGEFTQRAVLNGKLDLLQAEAVADLVDARTHAHRRAAIRQLDGGLTRTLRELRERMLHVEALLAYDIDFPEEDDGPIARETISAAAGEARAGVERLLTTVPLGEIARDGAVVVIAGPPNAGKSSLFNALIGETRAIVTDIPGTTRDAIEARVESGSWPLRLVDTAGLHETSDVVERLGIEVSERHIRDAHVVLVCGETPAALRTALGHVEALGTTPRVAVLTKADVLAANLVAEADELEGVEATVAVSATMREGLDRLLSEVHSVLERYVGDLHPELPVVTRERHRTALRSAQDELDRFLSMWGTRAAPASVAAVHIRSATHALDELIGSVEVDDVLDRVFRSFCVGK from the coding sequence ATGCTGGTCCGCAATGACACCATCGCCGCGCTGAGCACCCCCGCCGGGCGCGGCGCGATTGCGATCGTGCGCCTCAGCGGGGGTGACGCGCATCAGGTAGCGGCCAAGCTGATTTCGCCGTGGCCGGCCCGCGCACGCGAGGTGTCGCGCTGCGTCGTGCGAGACGAGCGCGACGACGCAATCATCGACCGGGCACTCGTCACACGATTCGATGCTCCGCGCTCGTATACCGGTGAGCCGATGGTCGAAGTGGCGTGCCACGGGGGCGTGGCCGTCTCGTCGGCGATCCTCGAGGCGCTCTCGCGTCTCGGGATCCGGAGTGCGGAGCCCGGCGAGTTCACGCAGCGCGCGGTGCTCAACGGCAAGCTCGATCTGCTGCAGGCGGAGGCCGTCGCCGATCTGGTCGACGCACGCACGCATGCGCATCGACGCGCCGCCATACGCCAACTCGACGGCGGACTGACGCGGACACTGCGCGAGCTGCGCGAACGCATGTTGCACGTCGAGGCGCTGCTGGCGTACGACATCGACTTTCCCGAAGAAGATGACGGGCCGATCGCGCGCGAGACGATATCGGCCGCCGCCGGCGAAGCGCGAGCCGGAGTCGAACGACTCCTGACCACGGTCCCGCTTGGTGAGATCGCGCGCGACGGCGCCGTCGTCGTGATCGCCGGCCCACCGAACGCGGGAAAATCATCACTGTTCAACGCCTTGATCGGGGAGACGCGCGCGATCGTTACGGACATCCCCGGGACGACACGCGACGCGATCGAGGCGAGAGTCGAATCCGGAAGCTGGCCGCTGCGGCTGGTGGATACGGCGGGCCTACACGAGACCTCCGACGTCGTCGAGCGGCTGGGCATTGAGGTCAGCGAGCGGCACATCCGGGATGCCCATGTCGTGCTCGTGTGCGGTGAGACGCCGGCGGCGCTTCGCACGGCGCTCGGGCACGTGGAGGCGCTGGGAACGACGCCACGCGTCGCGGTGCTGACGAAGGCGGATGTGCTTGCGGCGAACCTCGTCGCCGAGGCGGATGAGCTGGAGGGCGTTGAAGCGACGGTCGCAGTGAGCGCGACGATGCGCGAGGGACTCGATCGCCTGCTAAGCGAAGTGCACTCGGTGCTCGAGCGATACGTGGGCGACCTGCATCCGGAGCTCCCGGTGGTCACGCGCGAGCGTCATCGCACGGCGCTGCGCTCGGCTCAGGACGAGCTCGATCGTTTCCTGTCCATGTGGGGCACACGTGCGGCGCCGGCGTCGGTGGCGGCGGTGCACATCCGGAGCGCGACGCATGCCCTGGACGAGTTGATCGGGAGCGTGGAAGTGGACGATGTCCTCGACCGTGTCTTCCGATCGTTCTGCGTGGGGAAGTGA
- the upp gene encoding uracil phosphoribosyltransferase: MHTTPAEPSLTIVRHPLIQHKLTLMRDRRTPKKIFKELVDEIAMLMAYEATASLSLDEIVVQTPLEQATGWQVSGKKLTLVPILRAGLGMVEGILRLVPSARVGHIGLYRDHDTLEPVDYYFKVPGDAAERDFFLLDPMLATGGSAVSAIASLKRTGATRIRFLCLVAAPEGVRRVHEAHPDVPIYCAALDRELNAHGYILPGLGDAGDRLFGTR; encoded by the coding sequence ATGCACACCACCCCTGCCGAGCCCTCGCTCACGATCGTCAGGCATCCGCTCATTCAGCACAAGCTCACGCTGATGCGGGACCGCCGGACGCCCAAGAAGATCTTCAAGGAGCTCGTGGACGAGATCGCGATGCTCATGGCCTACGAGGCCACTGCGTCGCTCTCGCTCGACGAGATCGTCGTCCAGACACCGCTCGAACAGGCGACCGGGTGGCAGGTGAGCGGCAAGAAGCTCACGCTCGTCCCGATCTTGCGCGCAGGCCTTGGCATGGTCGAAGGGATCCTGCGCCTTGTCCCCTCGGCGCGCGTCGGGCACATCGGTCTCTATCGCGATCACGACACACTCGAACCGGTCGACTACTACTTCAAGGTCCCCGGCGACGCGGCCGAGCGCGACTTCTTCCTCCTCGACCCGATGCTTGCCACCGGCGGGAGCGCCGTCTCCGCCATCGCCTCGCTCAAGCGCACCGGCGCCACGCGCATTCGCTTTCTCTGCTTGGTCGCGGCGCCCGAGGGTGTGCGGCGCGTGCACGAGGCGCATCCCGATGTGCCGATCTACTGCGCCGCGCTCGACCGCGAACTCAACGCACACGGCTACATCCTCCCCGGGCTCGGCGACGCCGGCGACCGACTGTTCGGCACGCGCTGA